The Hippoglossus hippoglossus isolate fHipHip1 chromosome 16, fHipHip1.pri, whole genome shotgun sequence genomic sequence GTCTCAGTGGTGCAGAGAGAGGTGGTGATGCcaggagggggggaaaaaaaactaaacatggaggCGAGGCTACAGCTGTGCATCCACAGGGGGTGATTACAGAAACGTGTTGTCGAGCTAATCTGCTATTTCCTTCATCTGAAAAACGGAATGAAACATTCTAGATGTTTGGCCAGTGAATGGAGCACCATCCAGTCATTCAAAAGATCAAATACTTATTAATATGGAAAAACTGCACATTCAGGACAGCAACCCTCCTCCACCTCGACCCGCACGTTACAtcacagtaaacaaacaagGCCTTGTAACACTGGGACATGGACCCAAGGCTATTTATAGTTTGACACGAGAGCACGTGGAGCTGAGCATGTGCCAGAGCTTGCAAGTGCATTTGCAGGGAATAAAACAGCACTCACGGCCATGTTTTATTTACGACGTGGAGCCACAGAGTCCCTGTCCGGGTGCGACGCACCCATGTGTCACAcaggtgtttatgtttgtcCTGTAACTAATGAGAGTGCCGGGCCTGAGGTCCTCCACttaaacacacccacacactgagaTGTATATGACCCGCACTGGTTATCGTACCTGCTATCATGCATACTGACTCTGAGGCTGCACCAGTCAGCCTGAGGACAGGAGTCTGATCTGGAGTCATGCATTTGTTCACGTGCTGAGCAGATGGAGTCGTTGGGGTTTCTCTTGTGCTCTGAGCTCAAACAACCACCTGGTCAAGTCCGACATGCAGCAGATACCAACTTTAAAAGCTGTGAGGTCGGCCGCAGCTGAACAGTGTCGGCCCGGTGACATTACTGACGCCAACTTGATTTAATCCCACACAAATCTAATCAGTCTGCTCCCCTGCTGGTGCCTGTGTTCTTCGATGAAAAGGTGTACAGTGGGTCCCCAGTTGAAAAATCTAATCTTACTGAGAGAAGATTGGAAAAGCCACTTCACAGCACACTGAAATAAATCTTTTAACCGGAATCACCCCCCTGATATTAGAAGAAGAAATCACTCCCTTCTTGAATCCTGttcacattttcaaacagtAATGGAAAATTACTTGAATGTACCTACAGCCAATGAGAGCACAGTATATTCATCCTCCTCCTAATGCATcttcctccatccatcacaTGATCTCATCCAATCTCAGGTCTCACATCATAAATCTACCTCTTAGCACTTTTCTGGCCCTTTTTTCACACCAACCAATCTTCCCAGTTATTAAAACAACCCCACGACCTCCCCCATCTCTCTTGCACCTTAATTTCACCCTCCTACatcctttcttccctctctcctcaccctcgCTCAGTGGGCTGGGGGACTGCTGCTGGCTGATGGCGTCCTCCAGGTCGCTGATGATGCTGCTCTTGTCCCTGAGGCGCTGGCGGTAGGAGGCTCGCAGGGCCTTCATCTGCCGGCGGTGCTGGACGCGGTGTCTCTTCAGCTGAACGCGGTACTGGTcggcctgctgctgcagctgctggaagTGGGAGTACTGCTCCAGAAAACTCAGCAAGTGGGACATCACCGCCATCAGAGGAGACTCCGCCAACTGCGCagggcatgcacacacacacacacaggcacaacgTTTAGTATGACTACAGAAGCTCCTCTCTGGGGAACTGTGGATTGATGTTCCTGCATCAGGTGAGCAGCTCAGTCAGAGTGATGCCACAGTTTCGATACCTTTCCTGTTGTTTCTTGCTGAACCTGTGAGACCCGTCTCTTCTCAGCCTCCTGCTTGAAGGACAAAAAGGCAGCCAGAGgagtgcatgctgggaggtCAGGGACaacttcttcatcttcttcatttgGGGACATTTCATcactttcactgctgctgcctggaTGACAACAAACCCCATTGATGtgatgaatgtaaatgaatcaattaacagaaaatatcaataacCTATATCAATACACCAGCATTTGTTTTGCTCTATACAAAGCGAGCACTCACTTGATTCACTTAAGGGAGCACAAGCTTTTTTCCTTATTTTGGGGGTGTGgccatctctcctccttctccctgtttccatggaaacaggTCCTGGCTCCTGAGTACAGCATCATGCATGAGGGTCAGACAAGAACAAAATATTTACATGTTGCATACATAGAAATGCACATAATTACATGCAATGAGGCTGCCAACATGGAAACCTTTATGAGGGAGCCTgtaaccttgtttttttttttttttactgtcataTAAGTAACGCATCCATGTCCCTTCTAAAAAATGCTTTCCTGACAGACGACCCCCGAGACTGGACATGATGTGGCTAGACATACGTCTGAGGAAGCTCCACACGCCCCCTCCAAGGAGtcatcgtcctcctccttcttaAAGACAGTGTAGAAGATGTAGACTAATAGGGAGTAGAAGGCGTACATCTCCACGCCACCCAAGAGTCCCTGTAAATGACAACATTCACATTCAAGTCTGTCATGCAGCAGAAAAGCTAGAAATACTGTTATCTTCACATTATATTATTAACACTCATGTTATACAGATAATCAGGTGATGCATTATGGTAATACTGATCTCAATACACCAGGgcatctttttttctgtattaaCTGTCATTCAACTCCCATCATGCAATATGCTTCGTCTTTACCTTATCACATATCGTCTCCTCTTAGGTGATCATAATTTAACATTCCCATCGTTTGtattcctctttcttctccatccGTGTCGACAATGACAAATCTTCCCGTGCAGCCCTTGTTCTCAGAGCTGCAACAGCATCCTGGTGCTGTGTGCAGCTCCTTTGTGGCTCCCTCTCAActgttctctctcctcccctctctcctcctcctcctcctcctctccactttgCTCCATccacaggctgcagctgcagcgaGCATGCCCACTGCAGTttcctgatctgctgcagcagtggagtGAAGGTGTTAGCGTGGggctttttaaaatacagtgtTATAGAGACTGATTGAGCTGTTGGTGCTGACACCAGCAGCTTGagaccatccatccattatctacagcTCTTGTCCTTTAAAGGGTCGCGGGGGggctggagtcaatcccagctgacattgggcgagaagCAGGGAACAACACAGCCCTGACAAATGGAGGCTAACGactattcacactcacattcatccTGAGACAGAGGTATGAAATGTGCCAGGTTCTGGGTTCCCGTATGGGATACTGTACTTGAGAAATACTGGGATGTTGTATGAAGATGAAGGATTATAAATGGCACAATAGGGGGACAGTTGAACGTGAACTAAGAAAATGCAATGTAACGTTACACACAGTGACTGGGAATAACATTTGGATTATTTATTCAAGACATGTCTTCTTAGTTTATATTAACATTTGCTGTTCAcccaaagaaaatgaataaataaaaatatattcgacataaaaaaaaaacatccacattgCCAATGATAACTGAATGATAACGcattacaacaaaaaaacaggcagCACAATTATAGTAATTATATTGTCACTCCAAACTCACAAATGTGCACATAAATGATTGATCACATTGAAAATACCACTAGTGACCTCAGTGTCTTGAGTTCTGATAAAGGCTCTGTCCCAcagacaggcacagacacatgcacatatgaTGCAGTAAAACTGCGGAGGCAGCGGCTCACAACAAATCCTGAGAGAGAATCTGCAGTGTCCCCTGCAAAACTCTGTAAAAAATATCAATACCCTGCAAGGGCAAGACTGTGgccaaacaaaaatatacagaCACTGTTTAGGTAGAGGTGAAATAAACAGATGCTGTCATTTCAGAAAACATTGCAGTAGCTAAACACTAAGGAAGAACTCATAAAAAAGATGCATCGATAAATATCAAACGGAGATGATGAGGTAAGAGCAGGGCCCAGAGCTCAGAGCACTGCAGGTACTTTAactgctgaggctgcaggacaaacagaaCCTGAGGCAGCTGGATGCTGCTAGAAACACTAAAGCTGTTAGAAGAGACATATGTGCAGCCTGACATTAAGTGCACGCACACTGAGATGATCATAGAGGACAATATAAATGTCACCCAGGCACTTCCAGTACACCCAATACCCAACACCACCAGGAGCTGCTGTGATTATAACATTTCAGTCACATACTCTTTGTGAgagaatttttgaccatcctcagACAGTAAATCTGTTCACCGTGAAGAGACTCATTCAACAGATACTCCCTTCactctctaagcagtacccaaggtcaggttatagataaagggccaactagTAGTACATTGTAATATCtacgctcatggactttcatatcttATTCAGatgcccagacagagaggcaccaactccaATTCTTTTGAGTATTACATCAGTGGCTAGACATAAAGGTTAGGTATGCATGCTTTtcgtggatgtgctgttggGATGGGGGACGCAAGATGAGGGACATAAattgggatgctgtgggagacatcttcagactttgGGGTGACAATTgttcatgttactctgttagcgtttgtatattgtttcaccttctggtctccttgatgcatcaagcctacattaaaatcttctgcataagacatcagcagctgcctgagttctcctttcaccagcttcaagaaaacttccatcacacGCAAATTAGGGTTTTCAGTGGTATCGGTCTTTTGTTTATTCAGATCAGTTCATACAGAGTTCAGACGAGGTCTCAGTGTAGCAGCTGCTGTATGAACCAATGAACTGTGAATTACTAAGATGACCTTttaatagaattttttttttcttagtccCTGAGATCTGCAGTGTGGTGCTGCAGCCAATCATTATTTTTACTACTTATCAAAAGGACCTGTCTCAATTAACCAAAGCCCAATGTAACATCTTCAAATTATTCATCTTGTCCcaataatgttttaaaagccACAAGATATTTCATTTGTAGAGATGTAATTAAGGAAAAGCAGCACGTACAAGTTGTTTTAGAATCCTGGATCAGCTTATGTTGGCATTTTTGTTTAATGATTTTTACTTGCTTGGTTAACCGATTATCAAACTTGTTGAAATTCTTGTTGAAATAACAATTGTATTAACTTatataaaaagtcaaacataAAATGCTTATAAGTTAGACATGTTATATTTTAGTATCTGGTATCTGTCTTTGCAGCACTTCACAATCTAGATGTGTAACCAGATTCTGACTAATCACACAGAACTCTACTCATTTACTCGATGCTGATGTTACATTGGTCGGTCACGTCCAGGAGAAACTTGCCGAGGGCCCTGGTTGAGGCCCAGCAGCCTATCGACAAGGCCCCTTTCAAAACCCACTTCATCAGTCCCTCAGAGGCAGCCGGAGACATGAGCAGAGCCAACGTGTTTGTCCCAACCTGGGGAGTCACAAGTAAAGGTAGACTGAGGGCCACACCACCCAGGGCCCCTAAAGCATTCCCAGCAAACAGACACACCATGaggcagcaggagagggaggacaggcCCAGGCAGCAGGTCATCACAGAGAAGGCGTCTGCCGAGAGCCAGTCGCACAGTCCCAGCAGCAGACAGGTGCCACACAGGAGAATATGCGCCGTGTTGTGGTCTTGACTGAGCCACAGGAAGTCAAAGGAGACCAGCGCTGGAGCCAGAAGCTCACCGGCCCACTCGGCTTCTCTCTGGAGGGCGGTCAGCTGGGAGCTGGACGGCTGCAGGACgcaagctgctgcagagagtcCCAGCAGGAAAAGGCCGACTGACGGAGCTCTGTGGTCCTGCAGAGACAGGAGCAAAAGTACAGAGTGAGACTGAGCGGAGATAAAACTTTTCACGTCAGTCAATATCGATAATAATCACACtaaatgttgcatttttaattCTGATAAGTTTAAAGATTGATTTTTGCTTCTCAGTGAAGGTTGTGGTCTTAAAATCTCTGTATGAGCCGGGAATGGCACACACTTTAAGATGTGTTAGAAATCTGAGGTGGATCAGTTCATTTTATACATTATCACTATACACAGTGCACATTTTATCAATATGCTTTATATCCTTTGCTATATCGGTATTGATGAAAATCACACTGCAATAACTATTGATGTTGTTTCATCATCCGACACTAAGTGAGACAGGCGACACTTGACTGTATTTATTGATCTAATCAGTCTGTCTAATCAGCACATGTTATATTAGCaatgaatatttgaatttaGCTTCAAAACAGCAACGTCTAAACGAGCAGTGAGGGTAGCAGAGTAAAAACAAAGTCACAGAGGCTGCAACTAAcccattattttcattattgattaatctacTGATTGTTTCTGGATTTACCAATAATCGGTTGGTCTAGAAAATGTCAACCAGAAGTCAAAAATCAAAAGATACTCACTTTACTGTGATCTATGAGAAGGAAAAGCAGCATGTTTTGCTTTAACAATTACagctaaatatataaataacacatGAATGATGAATATGTTATGAAATAGAAATGATAGTAAATGACTCGTACCTTGAAGAGTCTGTACGAGGAGCACAGAGCAGTGACAGACAGCACGATGTTGGAGCATGAAGTGACCCACTGTGTCACACTGGACGCCATTGGTCGGGATCCTGGAGCTGAACTTGTGCGAACATCCACGATGTCACCGACGTTTCCGTCACTAACGGTAACGGAGGAGGTCGGTTAGCTTCTGACGAGTGTGTCTGACGTCATTTAATATGAACGTGGCGTGTATATGCAGCTCAGGTTGTGACGTATGAATCAAGTCGAAGCGAAACACCTAGAACAAAActtcaggtttgtttgtttgtttggacatGTGACCGCGAGGAACTGGACACTGCGCATGCGCCAAAGAGATGCGTTCAGGTTGTTCTCGTGAACTCTGACACTATTCCAGCAGAATTATTACTAGTAGTGTTGCTGGCCAAACAATATGAATAGAAAAACTGGGTTTTAATGGCTttttgtaattccttattaataattcaattgttctctgcattttaattttcaaagCACTTTAAACTGATATTTTGTATGCCATATAAACTAGAACTCTAAATGCCTCCATTTacaagaaatatatatttgttaaattaacaatattttgttgttgtttaccgTCAATGACAATTTTGGtcagataaatagataaaatatatttggaTCAGATATAgcaaaaactgaattttattgatttattttaagacTGTTGGtaggaaacaaaacaatatgcTCAAATTATTTGTTTCTTACAAACCTAGATAACATAAGCAGAAAGAAATGATAAACATAAATCTGAACTATAAATGTTTAGGCTGAACTCAGGAGTCTTGTTATCCATGGTTGAACTCTATGAAACAGCAGGGGGCGCTAATGTACTTGGCCAAATGGAAAGTATTGTTTTTCCGGCAGCACGTGAAGGCAGCAAAAGTTCGAAAAGTATGGCGGCGGAGTGTTTGACAACAATAACAGAGCAGTGGATACGGGACAGACTGCGATTAAAACATCCGTGTCTGAGTAATATTATCTCctttcagtaaaatgtttatttaggTGTGAGTTCTAACAAATACTTAAAGTGAAGCCACGACGCTTTAGCTCCTGTAACTTCAAATAATTGCAGTTTGTTGTCGGTAGCTAAGCTAACGGCAGCTAACGTAGCAGCAGCAACTGTCCCATGATGCAAAGCACCAGAGTCATGCAGCCGCggtgtaactttatttataaatatatgttaaaCATGTGTTTGAACAGGTGATGTCCGCTCACTGAGCCTCCCGGGGACATATGAGGAGAAGATCAGACATCTGGGAAATGCTCTGAATAACTTCGTCCTTCTCAAGTCTCTGGATCTGTCCTGCAATGCTCTCGTCTCTGTTGAGGTGGGTTTTTAAAAACGATAATATACTATATACCCCTTATTAAACCTTTATTATTAAACCCAACCTTAACAAAACTGTGCAACAGTGTTAAACTGTTTGTTGCACTATAAAGATGAGCTTCACCCTTCTACTTTCCCTAAGGTATCTTTGTTTAGTGGAaatagggctgggcaataaaacaagatCTATAATCGTCGAAATATAATTATCATCAAAAGTGATAAAACAAAAGTCCACTATACATCCATACCATGCATTTACATTGTGCATATTGAGCATAAGACATAactgatctacctcagattggtaaaatgtttatcaagtgtttgtcattctctgtccATAAAGAGGAGTTAAAAACCACAATCTTTaaagtctttaaacttaaaagaaataataaaatgacattaaatgtgataattatcaagATTGACATCTTGatcatctcttcatctccagACACCGTGTTTTTgctctggctttttttttttaaatggaaaagttGTATcgtcattgttgttttctttttttataatacAACTCCAATGACTCTACTCAAAAAAATCACGCATTTTCTCAAATTTGAATTGTAAGTATTGCATTGTCAGTAATGAACTGAATTAAATAATTTTGCCTAACCTCTGTTTAATCTTTATCGGCTTCTTTCCAGGGGGTGCAACACTTGAAATCGCTGGAGAGGCTGATCCTGTACTATAACTGCATACCCTCCCTTGAAGAGGTGAAAGTGCTGTATGAGCTGACATCTTTGAGAGAGCTGGACCTCCGACTCAACCCTCTGACCAAGCGTTACCCAAACTTCCGCCCTTACGTGGTACATGCCATGCCCAATCTACGCAAGCTCGGTAAGATGTGGCCATTTAACTCTGACTGTGTTCTTCTCAGACAAGTTTTTACTAATAAGTCTCCTCCATTGCTCTCCAGATAGCTGTTCAGTCAGAGACACCGAGCGCAAAGCTGCCATAATGCAGTTCTCCTCTGAAATtttacctaaccctaacccgaaGAGCTCCCGTCAAAGTCAGTGTGAAGACAAAAGGTAATTTTATATATCATATAACAACACAAACTTACGTGGAGGTTTTAAATGACAAAAGGTATGTAACCCTGATTGGTCTTTATTGTGGTTTCCAGAAGCAGCGATGCGAGATTGGCTCAAGTTAACCGCTTGACCAAGAGGCTCTCTCTCCTGACTGAACCCGATGATATTGTATTAAACTTTGTGGAGATGAATCCTGGAGACAAAAGTGAAACCAACAGTCCAACAGTCAATTCTCATCTgaatttcatgttttgttttcaaactttttatCAATTTCAAACCATCTTCTGTCTCAGAACCTATAGAGGAAGAACCAAACGATTTTACAGAACAGAGGAGCTCAACTCCAAAACAGGTGACTTAATTTTGCTGTATGTGAAACCATATCATCAgtcatatatttacattatcacacttactgtatgttctcatatttatttaagGAAACGGCTAAATCCATCCTGAGGTATCCCCCCACAAAATATGGTACGTTTTTTCTTATAGCTCGCTGACAATGTGCAAAACCACCACTTGGGGGAGACATAATTCTTCCTTTTAGTTTTGAATCATGAATACAGCCCCTCAATTGAAGACCAATTAATATCCACCACACTTCTATTGTGATATTTGTAATTTACCAGATAACACCAGGTCGAAAATGCCACACGTGAAAGATCTGTCTCATAAAAAAAGTTCTACCTCATCAAAAGTGACTGAGAGACCAAAGGTGTCCTTCGGCCCCTATGTAGAGAAACGCAGACCTGCACCTGGAAAACAGGAGGATTACCCCAAACAGACCAGACACGTGGCCAAGGGACATTTCACCCCCAATCCTGGTACAGAGCTGAATATCTACATTCAAAACGATCCACTGACAGAAgtcacacacatccacaaatACCAAATGTTATCATATCTTGTTATGTTGAtgaattgtgtatttttttaaatattctttcCAGATCAAAGTCAGCGTCTTTGTTCTTCATTCATTAACATCCGACCT encodes the following:
- the LOC117777324 gene encoding uncharacterized protein LOC117777324, whose translation is MASSVTQWVTSCSNIVLSVTALCSSYRLFKDHRAPSVGLFLLGLSAAACVLQPSSSQLTALQREAEWAGELLAPALVSFDFLWLSQDHNTAHILLCGTCLLLGLCDWLSADAFSVMTCCLGLSSLSCCLMVCLFAGNALGALGGVALSLPLLVTPQVGTNTLALLMSPAASEGLMKWVLKGALSIGCWASTRALGKFLLDVTDQCNISIE
- the cep72 gene encoding centrosomal protein of 72 kDa, which codes for MESIVFPAAREGSKSSKSMAAECLTTITEQWIRDRLRLKHPCLSDVRSLSLPGTYEEKIRHLGNALNNFVLLKSLDLSCNALVSVEGVQHLKSLERLILYYNCIPSLEEVKVLYELTSLRELDLRLNPLTKRYPNFRPYVVHAMPNLRKLDSCSVRDTERKAAIMQFSSEILPNPNPKSSRQSQCEDKRSSDARLAQVNRLTKRLSLLTEPDDIVLNFVEMNPGDKKPIEEEPNDFTEQRSSTPKQETAKSILRYPPTKYDNTRSKMPHVKDLSHKKSSTSSKVTERPKVSFGPYVEKRRPAPGKQEDYPKQTRHVAKGHFTPNPDQSQRLCSSFINIRPPSPHRPGLNLSDPSNPILHPPRLTYSSFNKTEGGSSSLQQEEMKKKGSYRKPLEMLLNLVDKHWKGERSLHQNNNFLSQAVQILSMMENDISIREAEVRTLRREAGALSVQAAAQEQGHKTEVHNLSAQLEETRSAVGKLNEQLRIVLEENVALQKQLIKLERQYLKSMMKSSPMTQIKEAQTEVEELRKEIEGLKEKVHQAEKVKESSDILQESQVPGGYH